A stretch of the Clostridiales bacterium genome encodes the following:
- a CDS encoding ABC transporter ATP-binding protein, with amino-acid sequence MNAIQTASLTKYYGKARGIINLNLTVEEGECFGFIGPNGAGKSTTIRTLLGLISPSSGSATVLGKDIVKEKEAILRETGYLPSEAMFYPGMRVKDVLKFSADLRKKDCSREAAALCERLQLDPSRKVNELSFGNRKKVAIVCALQSNPRLLILDEPTGGLDPLMQHAFFEIVREKHRAGATVLFSSHILSEVERNCTRAAVIREGQIIACDTVDNLAKTNARRVSFHGAVSLEGLPGIRDLQQAGDSYSFLYSGSTNVLLRRLADGDVHGLSISEPDLEEVFLHYYDKGGEQA; translated from the coding sequence TTGAACGCGATCCAAACCGCCAGCCTGACCAAATACTACGGCAAAGCCCGTGGAATCATCAATCTGAACCTCACCGTGGAGGAAGGCGAATGCTTCGGCTTCATCGGTCCCAACGGCGCCGGCAAGTCCACCACCATCCGCACCCTCCTGGGCCTCATCTCCCCCTCTTCCGGCTCCGCCACCGTCCTGGGCAAGGACATCGTCAAGGAGAAGGAAGCCATCCTCCGGGAAACCGGCTACCTCCCCTCCGAGGCCATGTTCTACCCCGGCATGCGCGTGAAGGATGTCCTGAAGTTCTCCGCGGACCTGCGGAAAAAGGACTGCTCCCGGGAAGCCGCCGCCCTTTGCGAGCGGCTCCAGCTGGATCCCTCCCGCAAGGTGAATGAGCTCTCCTTCGGCAACCGCAAAAAGGTCGCCATCGTCTGCGCCCTGCAGTCCAATCCCCGCCTCCTCATCCTGGATGAGCCCACCGGCGGCCTGGACCCCCTCATGCAGCACGCGTTTTTCGAAATCGTCCGGGAGAAGCACCGCGCCGGCGCCACAGTCCTGTTCTCCAGCCACATCCTCTCCGAGGTCGAGCGGAACTGCACCCGCGCGGCCGTCATCCGGGAGGGGCAGATCATCGCCTGCGACACCGTGGACAACCTGGCCAAAACCAATGCCCGCCGGGTCTCCTTCCACGGGGCCGTCAGCCTCGAAGGCCTCCCCGGCATCCGGGACCTGCAGCAGGCCGGTGATTCCTACAGCTTCCTCTACAGCGGCTCCACCAACGTCCTGCTCCGCCGCCTGGCGGACGGGGACGTCCACGGCCTCTCCATTTCCGAGCCGGACCTGGAGGAAGTCTTCCTCCACTACTACGACAAAGGAGGTGAGCAGGCATGA
- a CDS encoding SH3 domain-containing protein — MRKNGWILLLVLMLAAGMMVLAAGSALAGWNDVTVCTDGDGAPVYASSGASKKAGIMYNGYSSGIGLDEVNGRYDLWLTSDYTVWIDSVKAENRRPVINNYDARKEWEAKEPAGVFAGEILEDDIPVYSAPNHKHITAKHAKGTLVRVCGEFGDDYYIEAPNRGFVAKKSVKKAIDLTFANWNDNYFGLTDLTEETVYATETQPVVCSASATGYSEESYFQVHTENWQTKILRDLGDWVQIDDDAFLEKRFLDPEGDHSHPAARVKTDGKLDRLIVHDNAVKLVSGVPVQVISRTKDWAVIFLTGPNGGMYETGRVKPEYLSFDGNEQIRDGSTKVRLTKELQGDESMLYFAETKRKPGGTIPAGTMLKVKGVYSSGSSESDQSDRFMCETEDGKYIEVDGGEFLEPLESTGLMATARQAVRMREKPNPDSKVLHQVKVKTKVEVLLRGEIWTMVKYRDEVGYMMSRYLSFP, encoded by the coding sequence ATGCGGAAGAACGGATGGATACTGCTGCTTGTACTGATGCTGGCAGCGGGGATGATGGTGCTGGCGGCCGGCAGTGCGCTGGCGGGATGGAATGATGTGACCGTGTGCACGGACGGGGACGGGGCGCCGGTGTATGCCTCCTCCGGGGCTTCGAAGAAGGCCGGTATCATGTACAACGGGTATTCCAGCGGTATCGGCCTGGATGAAGTGAACGGAAGATATGACCTGTGGCTGACGAGCGATTATACCGTGTGGATCGACTCGGTGAAGGCGGAGAACCGGCGGCCGGTCATCAACAACTACGACGCACGCAAGGAATGGGAAGCAAAGGAACCCGCCGGCGTTTTCGCAGGAGAAATCCTGGAAGACGACATTCCGGTGTATTCCGCCCCGAACCATAAGCATATCACCGCAAAGCACGCCAAAGGCACCCTGGTGCGGGTGTGCGGCGAATTCGGGGACGACTACTATATCGAAGCCCCGAACAGAGGGTTTGTGGCGAAGAAATCGGTAAAAAAGGCAATCGACCTGACTTTCGCAAACTGGAATGACAACTATTTCGGACTGACGGACCTGACGGAGGAAACCGTTTACGCGACGGAAACCCAGCCGGTGGTCTGCTCCGCTTCCGCGACCGGATACAGCGAGGAATCCTACTTCCAGGTCCATACAGAGAACTGGCAGACAAAGATCCTGCGGGACCTGGGGGACTGGGTGCAGATCGACGATGACGCATTCCTGGAAAAGCGCTTCCTGGACCCGGAAGGGGACCACAGCCATCCGGCGGCCCGGGTGAAGACGGACGGGAAGCTGGACCGCCTGATTGTGCACGACAATGCAGTGAAGCTGGTTTCCGGCGTGCCGGTGCAGGTGATCTCCCGGACAAAGGACTGGGCGGTGATTTTCCTGACCGGGCCCAACGGGGGAATGTATGAAACCGGCAGGGTGAAGCCGGAATACCTTTCCTTTGACGGGAACGAGCAGATCCGGGACGGAAGCACCAAAGTGCGACTGACGAAGGAGCTGCAGGGCGATGAGTCGATGCTGTACTTTGCCGAAACCAAGCGGAAACCGGGCGGGACAATCCCGGCGGGGACGATGCTGAAGGTGAAGGGTGTATACTCATCCGGCAGCAGCGAATCCGACCAGAGCGACCGGTTTATGTGCGAGACAGAGGACGGAAAGTATATTGAAGTGGACGGCGGGGAATTCCTGGAGCCGCTGGAAAGCACCGGCCTGATGGCGACCGCCCGGCAGGCGGTACGGATGCGGGAGAAGCCGAATCCGGACAGCAAGGTGCTGCACCAGGTGAAGGTGAAGACGAAGGTGGAAGTGCTGCTGCGCGGGGAGATCTGGACGATGGTGAAGTATCGGGATGAGGTCGGGTACATGATGAGCCGGTACCTGAGCTTTCCGTAA
- the gtfA gene encoding sucrose phosphorylase → MAHRPIENKAMLITYADSLGKDLKDLEQVLDGPFSGAFGGVHILPFFPSSGDRGFSPITYREVDPVFGTWEDIDRIGSRYYLMYDYMINHISVRSPEYRDFLEKKDESRYRDFFIRFKDFWENGEPTEEEDKAIYRRRIGKGTYIIANFADGTSEKVWCTFSDEQVDINCQRSEEARRFLRDTMEFLGEHGCSLIRLDAFAYATKKAGTNCFFVEPEVWDLMAEARAAAAAHGVEILPEIHENYFIQMKLSEKGYYVYDFQLPMLLLNALFTGKTRYLKNWLKICSPHQFTTLDTHDGIGVVDVRYLMPDDEVQETKMKVYELNPGTAKIFSELRGPLDRNFNTYQINCSYYSAVGEDDDRYLLTRAVQMFAPGIPQIHYQGLLAGKNDFDLFEKTKQPRDVNRHNYTMEEVRTETERPVVQALLNLLRFRNTHPAFDGTFRLEDCGENELVIRRENGAAWAQLRADFEKMTYEITCS, encoded by the coding sequence ATGGCACACAGACCGATTGAAAACAAAGCGATGCTGATTACCTACGCCGACAGCCTCGGAAAGGACCTGAAGGACCTGGAGCAGGTGCTGGACGGCCCGTTTTCCGGAGCGTTCGGCGGTGTACATATCCTGCCGTTTTTCCCGTCCTCCGGCGACCGTGGCTTTTCGCCCATCACATACCGCGAGGTCGATCCTGTGTTCGGCACATGGGAGGACATCGACCGCATCGGTTCGCGGTATTACCTGATGTATGACTATATGATCAACCATATCTCGGTGCGGAGCCCGGAATACCGGGACTTCCTGGAAAAGAAGGACGAATCCAGGTACCGGGACTTCTTTATCCGCTTCAAGGATTTCTGGGAGAACGGGGAACCGACCGAGGAGGAAGATAAGGCGATCTACCGCAGGCGGATCGGGAAGGGCACGTATATCATTGCCAACTTTGCGGACGGAACAAGCGAAAAGGTGTGGTGCACCTTCTCGGACGAGCAGGTGGACATCAACTGCCAGCGGTCGGAGGAAGCCAGGCGCTTCCTGCGGGACACGATGGAATTCCTCGGGGAACACGGCTGCTCCCTGATCCGGCTGGACGCGTTTGCCTACGCGACCAAAAAAGCGGGGACCAACTGCTTCTTTGTGGAGCCTGAGGTATGGGACCTGATGGCGGAAGCCCGGGCCGCGGCCGCAGCTCACGGCGTGGAAATCCTTCCGGAAATCCATGAGAACTATTTCATCCAGATGAAGCTTTCGGAGAAAGGGTATTACGTGTACGATTTCCAGCTGCCGATGCTGCTGCTGAACGCCTTGTTTACGGGGAAGACACGCTACCTGAAGAACTGGCTGAAGATCTGTTCGCCGCACCAGTTCACCACGCTGGATACGCACGACGGAATCGGCGTGGTGGACGTCCGGTACCTGATGCCGGATGACGAGGTGCAGGAAACGAAGATGAAGGTGTACGAGCTCAACCCCGGCACGGCGAAAATCTTCAGTGAACTCCGGGGCCCGCTGGACCGGAACTTCAACACATACCAGATCAACTGCTCGTATTACTCCGCGGTCGGGGAGGACGACGACCGGTACCTGCTGACCCGCGCGGTCCAGATGTTCGCGCCGGGAATCCCGCAGATCCATTACCAGGGACTGCTGGCCGGAAAGAATGACTTTGACCTGTTTGAAAAGACGAAGCAGCCCAGGGACGTGAACCGGCACAATTACACGATGGAGGAGGTCCGGACAGAGACGGAACGGCCGGTCGTACAGGCGCTGCTGAACCTGCTGCGCTTCCGGAATACGCATCCCGCTTTCGACGGAACCTTCCGGCTGGAAGACTGCGGGGAAAACGAACTGGTGATCCGCAGAGAAAACGGAGCCGCGTGGGCGCAGCTCCGTGCAGACTTTGAAAAGATGACGTACGAGATTACCTGCTCATAA
- a CDS encoding TetR/AcrR family transcriptional regulator, with amino-acid sequence MNEKFFSLPAEKQQAILNAGYRVFSQNSYKNSPMSEIAEAAGISKSLLFHYFHNKKELYLYLWNKCAEITIEYLTRYNAYGHDDLFEAMEIGMTAKLEIMRRWPDMTDFTIKAFYEKDPEVAADIQATYRRYFNLKAEKTRVNLDPAQFIPGLDVPMMYREMYWASEGYLWEATQKGDLDYDQIQADFRKLMDFWKSIYKRKE; translated from the coding sequence ATGAACGAAAAGTTCTTCTCCCTGCCGGCGGAGAAGCAGCAGGCGATCCTCAACGCGGGCTACCGGGTTTTCTCGCAGAACTCGTACAAAAACAGCCCCATGAGCGAAATCGCCGAAGCGGCCGGCATCAGCAAATCCCTGCTCTTCCATTATTTCCACAACAAGAAGGAACTCTACCTGTATCTCTGGAACAAATGCGCCGAAATCACCATCGAGTACCTCACCCGGTACAATGCCTACGGCCACGATGACCTCTTCGAGGCCATGGAGATCGGGATGACCGCCAAGCTGGAGATCATGCGCCGCTGGCCGGATATGACCGACTTCACCATCAAGGCCTTCTACGAGAAGGATCCGGAAGTCGCCGCGGATATCCAGGCCACCTACCGCAGATACTTCAACCTCAAGGCGGAAAAAACGCGCGTCAACCTGGATCCCGCCCAGTTCATCCCGGGCCTGGATGTCCCCATGATGTACCGGGAGATGTACTGGGCTTCGGAAGGCTACCTCTGGGAAGCCACCCAGAAGGGCGACCTGGACTATGACCAGATCCAGGCGGATTTCCGCAAGCTCATGGATTTCTGGAAGAGCATTTACAAAAGAAAGGAGTGA
- a CDS encoding TldD/PmbA family protein gives MLNQLIEILRASGADAWEVTDERKTGWEFYFIRHKLDQNRFTDVEEYTVKVYRKIDDGKFLGSAQAGISTTASTEEIRRVVDGLCQDALYVRNPAYTLNRPVNQPPVPQQPVDIKAISRDFLNTLASLPETATEDLNSYEIFVNEVRTRFLNSEGIDVTAVSPSSTVEAVVNARRDGHEIELYRFYRSGACDAEQLTHDLSETLRYGRDKLIAGETPALGTADVVLSTDAATSVYEYFISRLSTAAVYRRISSWEIGKPVAEQFNGDKVTVRALRELPNSSSNGAYDREGAPVRDLLLMDAGVPVSFFGSRQFSQYLGLENSFIPNNYEVTGGTLSADELRRGAFLEVVEFSDFQVNVINGGIAGEIRLAYWHDGKGNVTPVSGGSVSGSISELMSTMRFSKESRQYNNMRIPAVTRLNGATVTGITK, from the coding sequence ATGCTGAATCAACTGATTGAAATCCTCCGTGCTTCCGGCGCGGATGCCTGGGAAGTCACCGATGAGCGCAAAACCGGATGGGAGTTCTACTTCATCCGCCATAAGCTCGACCAGAACCGTTTCACGGATGTCGAGGAGTACACCGTCAAGGTCTACCGGAAAATTGATGACGGCAAATTCCTGGGTTCCGCCCAGGCCGGCATCTCCACCACCGCCTCCACGGAGGAGATCCGCCGCGTGGTCGACGGTCTCTGCCAGGACGCGCTCTACGTCCGCAACCCGGCCTACACGCTCAACAGGCCCGTGAACCAGCCGCCCGTGCCCCAGCAGCCCGTGGATATCAAGGCCATCTCCCGGGATTTCCTGAACACGCTCGCCTCCCTGCCCGAAACGGCCACCGAGGACCTCAACAGCTACGAAATCTTCGTCAATGAGGTCCGCACCCGCTTCCTCAACAGCGAGGGCATCGACGTCACCGCCGTTTCCCCCTCCTCCACCGTGGAAGCCGTGGTCAACGCCCGCCGGGACGGCCACGAAATCGAGCTCTACCGTTTCTACCGCTCCGGCGCCTGCGACGCGGAACAGCTCACCCACGACCTGTCCGAAACCCTGCGCTACGGCCGGGATAAGCTCATCGCCGGTGAAACGCCGGCCCTCGGCACGGCGGACGTCGTCCTTTCCACGGACGCCGCCACCAGCGTCTATGAATATTTCATCTCCCGCCTGAGCACCGCCGCTGTCTACCGCCGCATCAGCAGCTGGGAAATCGGCAAACCCGTCGCGGAACAGTTCAATGGCGACAAGGTCACCGTCCGCGCCCTGCGGGAGCTGCCCAACTCCTCCTCCAACGGCGCCTACGACCGCGAAGGTGCTCCCGTGCGCGACCTGCTCCTCATGGATGCCGGCGTGCCCGTCAGCTTCTTCGGTTCCCGCCAGTTCAGCCAGTACCTGGGCCTGGAGAATTCCTTCATCCCCAATAACTATGAGGTCACCGGCGGCACCCTTTCCGCGGATGAGCTTCGCCGGGGTGCTTTCCTGGAAGTCGTGGAATTCTCCGATTTCCAGGTCAACGTCATCAACGGCGGCATCGCTGGCGAAATCCGCCTGGCCTACTGGCATGACGGCAAAGGCAATGTCACCCCGGTCAGCGGCGGCTCCGTCTCCGGCTCTATCAGCGAGCTCATGAGCACCATGCGCTTCTCCAAAGAGTCCCGCCAGTATAACAATATGCGCATCCCCGCTGTCACCCGCCTGAACGGCGCGACGGTCACCGGCATTACGAAGTAA
- a CDS encoding phosphatase: MYRITCDIHTHTIASGHAYGTIREMAQAASEKGLAVLGITEHAPGVPGTTDPFYYLCLNLVPRTLYGVRVIHGCEMNILNDGTLSLEERYMIYLDFAIAGIHTTCYQDAGKLRNTENVISAMKHPLVRLISHPDDDHTPLDYEMLVEAARDTNTALELNSSSLLKPEHRMNCFDNYRHMLSCCRKLNVPIIVSSDAHDPSAVGCVGPALELLESVSFPEELILNTDERKLLDFLLPPSR; this comes from the coding sequence ATGTACAGAATCACTTGCGATATCCATACCCATACGATTGCAAGCGGCCACGCTTATGGCACCATCCGGGAAATGGCGCAGGCCGCGTCGGAAAAAGGACTTGCCGTTCTGGGGATTACCGAGCATGCGCCCGGCGTTCCCGGCACCACGGATCCGTTCTATTATCTCTGCCTGAACCTGGTCCCGCGCACGCTCTACGGTGTCCGGGTCATTCACGGCTGTGAAATGAATATCCTCAACGACGGGACCCTGTCGCTGGAGGAGCGCTATATGATCTATCTGGATTTTGCGATCGCCGGCATCCATACCACCTGCTATCAGGACGCGGGAAAGCTCCGGAATACGGAAAACGTCATCTCCGCCATGAAGCATCCCCTGGTCCGGCTGATCTCCCATCCGGACGATGACCATACACCCCTGGATTATGAAATGCTGGTGGAAGCCGCCCGCGATACAAATACAGCGCTGGAGCTGAACAGCAGCTCCCTCCTGAAGCCGGAGCACCGCATGAACTGCTTTGACAATTACCGCCATATGCTGTCCTGCTGCCGGAAGCTGAATGTCCCGATCATCGTCAGCTCCGACGCGCATGATCCGAGCGCCGTCGGCTGCGTCGGCCCGGCGCTGGAGCTGCTGGAAAGCGTCTCCTTCCCCGAAGAACTGATCCTGAACACGGATGAACGAAAGCTGCTGGATTTCCTGCTTCCGCCGTCCCGGTAA
- a CDS encoding MGMT family protein, producing MSIFDKVYQVVKQIPIGYVATYGQIAEAVGNKRLSRVVGYALHVNPEPGVIPCHRVVKQNGEVSSAFAFGGANKQVELLQAEGVGFIDETHVDMSRYRVPFLPMV from the coding sequence ATGAGCATTTTCGACAAAGTCTACCAGGTGGTAAAACAGATCCCCATCGGTTATGTCGCCACCTACGGCCAGATCGCTGAGGCTGTCGGCAACAAGCGTCTTTCCCGGGTCGTGGGCTACGCGCTCCATGTCAATCCGGAACCCGGCGTCATCCCCTGCCACCGCGTGGTCAAACAAAACGGTGAAGTTTCGTCTGCTTTCGCATTTGGAGGCGCCAATAAGCAAGTCGAGCTTCTCCAGGCCGAAGGCGTGGGCTTCATCGACGAGACCCATGTGGACATGTCGCGCTACCGTGTTCCCTTCCTGCCAATGGTATAA
- a CDS encoding transposase, translating to MPRTARTISASGYYHIIARGIGKQILFEEDEDYLFFLRLMKNYSSSGEFSVTAFCLMENHVHILAKIADGMMDKVMHNLLATYATYYNKKYDRIGHLYQDRYRSKPIENDMYLLTAVRYIHNNPAKAGICPPDQYRWSSWRCYSGDIRSFVDTTYALQLFGGKEGFLKHSSMEAQDEEDDGYFEFERTRLSDNTARSVMRDVLHLETGTQIQGMDRVNRDLSLRTLRDNGLSIRQIERLTGIPRSIIMRV from the coding sequence ATGCCAAGAACAGCGAGAACAATCAGCGCAAGCGGCTATTATCACATTATCGCCCGCGGGATCGGCAAGCAGATTCTGTTTGAGGAAGATGAAGACTACCTGTTTTTCCTTAGGCTGATGAAAAACTATTCATCATCCGGCGAATTCAGTGTGACTGCTTTCTGCCTGATGGAAAACCATGTCCATATCCTGGCGAAAATTGCTGATGGAATGATGGACAAAGTCATGCACAACCTTCTGGCGACATACGCAACTTATTATAATAAGAAATATGACAGGATCGGACATCTGTACCAGGACAGGTACAGAAGCAAACCGATTGAAAATGACATGTACCTGCTGACGGCAGTGCGATATATCCATAACAACCCTGCCAAAGCAGGAATATGTCCGCCGGATCAGTATCGCTGGAGCAGCTGGAGATGCTATTCCGGTGATATCAGGAGCTTTGTTGATACAACCTATGCACTACAGCTGTTTGGCGGTAAAGAAGGCTTCCTGAAGCACAGCTCCATGGAAGCCCAGGACGAAGAGGACGACGGGTATTTTGAATTCGAAAGGACCCGGTTATCAGACAATACTGCCAGATCGGTTATGCGTGATGTGCTGCATCTCGAAACCGGAACGCAGATTCAGGGTATGGACAGGGTAAACCGGGATTTATCCCTCCGGACTCTGAGGGACAACGGTTTATCCATCCGGCAGATTGAAAGGCTGACCGGAATACCCAGATCGATCATTATGCGCGTGTGA
- a CDS encoding class I SAM-dependent methyltransferase: MSNPWEEIRLEDYEKHMALDSVRQLQALNGIMKAQMEAYSVKTVMILGVAGGNGLEHMDPEKYDRVYGVDINREYLQAAGERFAGLGEKLELICLDLTKDAGKLPEAELVIADLLIEYTGYAAFTAAVKQAGAGVVSCVIQINPEEEESWVSDSPYLHAFDRLDEVHHEMAPEMLAAAMKAEGYREILRESTDLPNVKKLMRMDFEKEE; the protein is encoded by the coding sequence ATGAGCAATCCGTGGGAAGAGATCCGGCTGGAGGATTATGAAAAGCATATGGCGCTGGATTCCGTGCGGCAGCTGCAGGCGCTGAACGGGATCATGAAGGCGCAGATGGAAGCGTATTCTGTAAAGACGGTGATGATTCTCGGAGTTGCCGGCGGCAACGGGCTGGAGCATATGGACCCGGAGAAGTATGACCGGGTATACGGAGTGGATATCAACCGGGAGTATCTGCAGGCGGCCGGAGAGCGGTTTGCCGGGCTGGGGGAGAAGCTGGAACTGATATGCCTGGATCTGACGAAGGATGCCGGGAAGCTGCCGGAGGCGGAGCTGGTGATCGCCGACCTGCTGATTGAGTATACCGGGTACGCGGCGTTTACGGCCGCGGTGAAGCAGGCCGGGGCCGGGGTTGTTTCCTGCGTGATCCAGATCAATCCGGAGGAGGAAGAGAGCTGGGTTTCCGATTCCCCGTACCTGCACGCGTTTGACCGGCTGGATGAGGTGCATCATGAGATGGCACCGGAAATGCTGGCAGCCGCGATGAAGGCGGAAGGGTACCGGGAAATCCTGCGGGAGAGCACGGATCTTCCGAACGTGAAGAAACTGATGCGGATGGATTTTGAGAAAGAAGAATAG
- a CDS encoding carbohydrate ABC transporter permease: MSEAPHAVSGHKTLTQAVKIIIAVIMLFIYLFPFVLVLVNSLKTKVAIVKTPLLLADPKGPQWVNYQNAVEEMDFVRAFGNSLFVVGLSVVLLMLFSSMAAWLFVRYNKWISSRLSFSAMLASMIVPFQVVMIPLIAIYGAQLHLQNYRMTMVFMNLGFGVSMCTFMCHGFIKGNIPRALEEAARIDGAGYHRTFFSIVLPLLKPILSTISILQILNYWNDYLLPSMIFTRKQFYTLPLAIRTFYGEFSSDYGNIMAGLTLSVAPVIIVYLILQKHVIGGIVAGAVK; the protein is encoded by the coding sequence ATGAGCGAAGCACCTCATGCCGTGAGCGGACATAAAACCCTCACACAGGCGGTGAAAATCATTATCGCCGTCATCATGCTGTTCATCTACCTGTTCCCCTTTGTGCTGGTGCTGGTCAACTCGCTGAAGACCAAGGTGGCGATCGTGAAAACGCCGCTGCTGCTGGCGGATCCAAAGGGACCGCAGTGGGTGAACTACCAGAACGCCGTTGAGGAAATGGACTTTGTGCGGGCGTTCGGAAACAGCCTTTTCGTGGTCGGCCTCTCGGTCGTGCTGCTGATGCTCTTTTCCAGCATGGCGGCGTGGCTGTTTGTGCGGTACAACAAATGGATCTCGAGCCGGCTGAGCTTCTCGGCGATGCTTGCCTCGATGATCGTGCCTTTCCAGGTGGTTATGATCCCGCTGATCGCCATCTACGGCGCGCAGCTGCACCTGCAGAACTACCGGATGACCATGGTGTTTATGAACCTGGGATTCGGCGTGAGCATGTGTACGTTTATGTGCCACGGATTCATCAAGGGGAATATTCCCCGGGCGCTTGAGGAAGCGGCGCGGATTGACGGCGCCGGTTACCACCGGACGTTCTTCTCAATCGTGCTGCCGCTGCTGAAGCCCATCCTTTCCACGATATCGATCCTGCAGATCCTGAACTACTGGAACGACTACCTGCTCCCGTCCATGATATTCACGCGGAAACAGTTCTACACGCTGCCGCTGGCGATCCGCACGTTCTACGGCGAATTCTCCAGCGACTACGGAAACATCATGGCGGGCCTGACGCTGTCGGTCGCACCGGTTATCATCGTTTACCTGATCCTGCAGAAGCACGTTATCGGCGGTATTGTTGCCGGCGCGGTGAAATAA
- a CDS encoding ABC transporter permease subunit — protein sequence MTITRHEVRRGKTSFLIWTGAIAFLMATCIFLWPEMKGQMDGIGSLFSSMGSFTAAFGMDKLNFGTLTGYYAVECGNVLGLGGAFFAALLAAGMLAKEEKERTAEFLLTHPVSRVRVVSEKLLAVFLQVTAMNVVIFLVSVGSIAAVGEAVPWKEVCLLHLAYWLMQLVISGICFGVSAFISGASAGVGIGIAAGLYFMNLIANITDSVSFLNTITPFGFCAGADIVSKGALDGTGIAVGFALCALGILAAYLWYPRKDIH from the coding sequence ATGACCATCACCCGTCATGAAGTCCGCCGGGGCAAAACCTCTTTCCTCATCTGGACCGGCGCCATCGCCTTCCTCATGGCCACCTGTATCTTCCTCTGGCCGGAGATGAAGGGTCAGATGGACGGCATCGGCAGTCTGTTCTCCTCCATGGGCTCCTTCACCGCCGCCTTCGGCATGGATAAGCTCAACTTCGGCACCCTCACCGGCTACTACGCCGTCGAGTGCGGCAATGTGCTCGGCCTGGGCGGCGCGTTCTTCGCGGCCCTGCTGGCCGCTGGCATGCTCGCCAAGGAGGAAAAGGAGCGCACCGCGGAATTCCTCCTCACCCATCCGGTCAGCCGCGTGCGCGTGGTGTCGGAAAAGCTCCTCGCGGTCTTCCTTCAGGTCACCGCCATGAACGTAGTCATCTTCCTCGTCTCCGTCGGCTCCATCGCCGCCGTCGGCGAGGCCGTCCCGTGGAAGGAAGTCTGCCTCCTGCACCTGGCCTACTGGCTCATGCAGCTGGTCATCTCCGGTATCTGCTTCGGCGTCTCCGCCTTCATCTCCGGCGCCAGCGCCGGCGTGGGCATCGGCATCGCGGCCGGCCTGTATTTCATGAACCTCATCGCCAACATCACGGACTCGGTCTCCTTCCTCAATACCATCACGCCCTTCGGCTTCTGCGCCGGCGCGGACATCGTCTCCAAAGGTGCCCTGGACGGAACCGGCATCGCCGTCGGCTTTGCCCTCTGCGCCCTGGGCATCCTCGCGGCGTACCTCTGGTACCCCCGGAAGGATATCCACTGA